One genomic segment of Cellulophaga sp. HaHaR_3_176 includes these proteins:
- a CDS encoding RNA methyltransferase, with product MVGKSQIKLIKSLQLKKNRNLHRLFVVEGKKTILELLNSSLEVHYLYSTNEEFVALYSDISELISAVDLKKISSLATPNGFLGVFKIPISETVDLNDWIVALDAVSDPGNLGTIIRLCDWFGVKNLVCGANTVDCYNPKVLQATMGSITRVNLVYTDLIEFLATATIPVYGTFMDGASVYTTELPKKGILVMGNEANGISAEVEKAITKKIAIPQFGIKTTESLNVATATAILLNEIRRS from the coding sequence ATGGTTGGTAAAAGCCAAATAAAACTTATAAAAAGCTTGCAGCTCAAAAAAAACCGAAATCTACATAGGTTATTTGTCGTTGAAGGTAAAAAGACAATATTAGAATTATTAAATTCTAGTTTAGAAGTACACTATTTGTATAGCACAAACGAAGAGTTTGTTGCTTTATATAGTGATATATCAGAATTAATAAGCGCAGTTGATTTAAAAAAGATAAGTAGTTTGGCGACGCCCAATGGTTTTTTAGGTGTGTTTAAAATTCCTATTTCGGAAACTGTAGATTTGAATGATTGGATAGTGGCGCTTGATGCTGTGAGTGACCCAGGAAATTTAGGTACAATTATTCGTCTTTGCGATTGGTTTGGAGTCAAAAATTTAGTTTGCGGTGCTAATACTGTAGATTGTTACAACCCAAAAGTACTACAGGCAACAATGGGGTCTATTACTCGAGTTAATTTAGTTTATACTGATTTGATTGAGTTTTTAGCAACAGCAACGATACCTGTGTATGGTACTTTTATGGATGGAGCTTCTGTGTATACTACTGAGTTGCCTAAAAAAGGAATTTTGGTAATGGGAAATGAAGCTAATGGAATTTCAGCTGAGGTTGAAAAAGCAATAACTAAAAAAATAGCAATCCCTCAGTTTGGCATTAAAACTACTGAGAGTTTAAATGTAGCAACAGCAACCGCTATTTTATTAAAT